From the genome of Zalophus californianus isolate mZalCal1 chromosome 6, mZalCal1.pri.v2, whole genome shotgun sequence, one region includes:
- the LOC113909610 gene encoding glutaredoxin-3-like, protein MAAGAAEAVAAVVEVGSAQQFEELLRLRAKSLLVIHFWAPWAPQCAQMNDVMAELAKEQPQVLFVKLEAEAVPEVSEKYEISSVPTFLFFKNSQKIDRLDGAHAPELTKKVQRHASSGSFPPSGNEHPKEDLNLRLKKLTHAAPCMLFMKGTPQEPRCGFSKQMVEILNKHSIQFGSFDVFSDAEVRQGLKTYSNWPTYPQLYVSGDLIGGLDIIKELEASDELDTICPKAPKLEERLKVLTNKASVMLFMKGNKQEAKCGFSKQILEILNNTGVEYETFDILEDEEVRQGLKTYSNWPTYPQLYVKGELVGGLDIVKELRDNGELLPVLKGEN, encoded by the coding sequence ATGGCGGCGGGGGCGGCTGAGGCGGTGGCGGCTGTGGTGGAGGTCGGCTCAGCCCAGCAGTTTGAGGAGCTGCTGCGCCTCAGAGCCAAGTCCCTCCTTGTGATCCATTTTTGGGCGCCGTGGGCTCCACAGTGTGCTCAGATGAACGACGTGATGGCAGAATTAGCCAAAGAACAGCCTCAAGTTTTGTTTGTGAAGTTGGAAGCTGAAGCCGTTCCTGAAGTatctgaaaaatatgaaattagttCTGTTCCCACCTTTCTGTTTTTCAAGAATTCTCAGAAAATTGACCGATTAGATGGTGCACATGCCCCAGAGTTGACCAAAAAAGTTCAGCGCCATGCATCTAGCGGCTCCTTCCCACCCAGTGGTAACGAGCATCCTAAAGAAGATCTCAACCTTCGCCTGAAGAAATTAACTCATGCTGCCCCTTGCATGTTGTTTATGAAAGGAACTCCTCAGGAGCCGCGCTGCGGTTTCAGCAAGCAGATGGTGGAAATCCTTAACAAACATAGTATTCAGTTTGGCAGTTTTGATGTCTTCTCCGACGCAGAAGTTCGTCAGGGCCTCAAAACCTACTCCAACTGGCCCACCTACCCCCAGCTCTATGTTTCTGGAGACCTCATAGGAGGACTTGACATAATTAAGGAGCTTGAAGCATCTGATGAACTAGATACAATTTGCCCTAAAGCTCCCAAATTAGAGGAAAGGCTCAAAGTACTGACAAATAAAGCTTCTGTGATGCTCTTtatgaaaggaaacaaacaggaagCAAAATGTGGATTCAGCAAACAAATTCTGGAAATACTAAATAATACTGGTGTTGAATACGAGACATTTGATATATTGGAGGATGAAGAAGTTCGGCAGGGGTTAAAAACTTATTCAAATTGGCCCACGTACCCTCAGCTGTATGTGAAAGGGGAGCTCGTTGGAGGTCTGGATATTGTTAAGGAACTGAGAGACAATGGTGAGCTGCTGCCAGTGCTGAAAGGAGAGAACTAG